In a genomic window of Nodosilinea sp. E11:
- the cobA gene encoding uroporphyrinogen-III C-methyltransferase yields the protein MTESGTVYIVGAGPGRLDYLTVRGRDLLQRAECLVYDALVDEGLLELLRSECDRIDVGKRGGQPSTAQSEINQLLVKLSLEGRSVVRLKSGDPFIFGRTAAEVQALNEAGCPVEVVPGISSALAAPLLAGIPLTDPVWSHGFGVVTAHDPDRLDWDTLARLQTLVVLMGSRHLEDIVQRLRANGCRGDMPVAIIRWGGHAQQQVWEGTLLTICQVTRGEALSPCVIVFGEVVRLRRYLGGKNEEQRAKKENVGLDSGIQTANLLTTDQTVHRFADAPYAPIHPSTHPPIHPSTHPPIHPLSNKTILITRATEQSSAFADLLTAQGATVVDLPALELRPPSSWAGLDGAIAALPTFSWLILSSANAVNFFCDRLLEQGQDLRSLAGLKIAVVGRKTAAVLRQRGLVPDFVPPDFVADSMVEHFPETVAGQRLLFPRVESGGREVLVQEFTAAGAEVVEVAAYESGCPAAPAPEALRALEQHQVDVITFASSKTVVHTAQLLEQGLGDDWRERLKGVAIASIGPKTSDSCREMVGRVDIEPAEYTLDGLTEAIASWASGSLG from the coding sequence ATGACTGAGTCAGGGACTGTCTATATTGTGGGGGCTGGGCCGGGGCGGCTCGACTACCTAACCGTGCGGGGGCGCGACCTGTTGCAGCGGGCAGAGTGCTTGGTGTACGACGCGTTGGTGGATGAGGGGTTGTTGGAGCTGCTGCGGTCGGAGTGCGATCGCATTGACGTAGGCAAACGCGGTGGCCAGCCCAGCACCGCCCAGAGCGAGATCAACCAGCTGCTGGTCAAGCTTTCTCTAGAGGGTCGCTCGGTGGTGCGCCTCAAAAGCGGTGACCCGTTTATCTTTGGCCGCACCGCCGCCGAGGTGCAGGCCCTCAACGAAGCAGGCTGCCCAGTGGAAGTGGTGCCCGGCATTTCTTCGGCCCTGGCTGCCCCCCTGCTAGCGGGCATTCCCCTCACCGACCCGGTGTGGAGCCACGGCTTTGGGGTGGTCACCGCCCACGACCCCGACCGGCTCGACTGGGATACCCTGGCCCGCCTGCAAACCCTGGTGGTGCTGATGGGCAGCCGCCATTTAGAAGACATTGTGCAGCGCCTGCGCGCCAACGGTTGCCGGGGCGATATGCCCGTGGCGATTATTCGCTGGGGGGGGCATGCCCAGCAGCAGGTGTGGGAGGGTACGCTGCTGACCATTTGCCAGGTGACGCGGGGAGAGGCGCTGTCGCCCTGCGTGATTGTGTTTGGCGAGGTGGTGCGGCTGCGGCGGTATTTGGGGGGCAAGAACGAAGAACAAAGAGCGAAGAAGGAGAATGTGGGCTTAGATTCGGGGATTCAAACGGCGAATTTATTGACCACAGATCAGACGGTGCATCGCTTCGCGGATGCACCCTACGCGCCCATCCACCCATCTACCCATCCACCCATCCACCCATCCACCCATCCACCCATTCACCCCCTCTCCAACAAGACCATCCTGATCACCCGCGCCACAGAACAATCGAGCGCTTTCGCTGACCTGCTCACGGCCCAGGGGGCGACGGTGGTAGATTTGCCCGCGCTAGAACTACGTCCGCCGTCGAGCTGGGCGGGGCTGGATGGGGCGATCGCAGCGCTCCCCACCTTCTCCTGGCTGATTTTGTCTTCTGCCAATGCCGTGAATTTTTTCTGCGATCGCCTGCTGGAACAGGGGCAAGATCTGCGATCGCTGGCGGGGCTCAAAATTGCTGTCGTGGGTCGCAAGACGGCGGCGGTGCTGCGCCAGCGGGGGCTGGTGCCCGACTTTGTGCCCCCTGACTTTGTGGCCGATTCTATGGTTGAGCATTTCCCCGAAACTGTGGCGGGGCAGCGGCTGCTGTTTCCTCGGGTTGAGAGCGGTGGGCGTGAGGTGCTGGTGCAAGAGTTTACCGCCGCCGGGGCTGAGGTGGTAGAGGTGGCGGCCTACGAGTCGGGCTGCCCAGCTGCGCCTGCGCCGGAGGCCCTGAGGGCGCTAGAACAGCACCAGGTCGATGTGATCACCTTCGCCAGTTCTAAAACCGTGGTGCATACGGCCCAGTTACTAGAACAGGGGCTTGGCGACGATTGGCGTGAGCGGCTCAAAGGAGTGGCGATCGCCTCTATTGGCCCTAAGACCTCGGATAGCTGCCGGGAGATGGTAGGCCGAGTCGACATTGAACCAGCGGAATACACCCTAGATGGGCTAACGGAGGCGATCGCGTCATGGGCCAGCGGATCATTGGGCTAA